The Branchiostoma lanceolatum isolate klBraLanc5 chromosome 10, klBraLanc5.hap2, whole genome shotgun sequence genome has a window encoding:
- the LOC136444020 gene encoding N-fatty-acyl-amino acid synthase/hydrolase PM20D1-like, with the protein MSTAQGLLQWVGVPFMCLVVIVVVRTVTFPSYQTRPPPCNATDQDFIPATRDRLDRLSRAVTFRTISYEPGRGTPEELIKFVAFISDSFPVLHSSPLVTREVVGNFSLLYRVEGSDSSLNPGLLAAHLDVVPVTEEPGWEAEPFSGQQKDGFVYGRGTIDDKHNVMGQLEALEFHLKRGHRPRRTLYLAFGHDEEVSGHYGAQKIGELLEDRGVNVEFVLDEGLTVTKGLVPGVAKKVAMVGVAEKGYLTVKLSVRMKGGHGSMPEKESAIGVLSQAVASLERNPQPNLWGSGPERDFAEHLATEMSLPHRVVTSNLWLFTPVMRWVMTQKAGTNALSRTTTAVTRFNAGIKDNVIAPEAVAIVNHRVHPKHTIQEVLDHDVKVINDPRVKVEVVESLVPAPVSPSGPESPAYLAIQESIQQIYPDSLVAPSVMIGNTDTRHYWNLTSAIYRFSPNVMGPEDLARFHGVNERISIEDYERTMNFYFHLMLNVDRPLVVRKHEHDGDL; encoded by the exons ATGTCTACTGCCCAAGGGCTGTTACAGTGGGTTGGCGTTCCCTTCATGTGTTTAGTTGTGATTGTGGTGGTCCGAACCGTCACGTTCCCGTCCTACCAGACCCGCCCACCGCCCTGTAACGCTACAGATCAGGACTTCATCCCCGCCACCAGAGACCGGCTGGACAGGCTCAGCCGGGCGGTAACCTTCCGCACGATCTCGTACGAACCCGGACGAGGAACGCCCGAGGAACTGATCAAGTTCGTCGCTTTTATCAGTGACAGTTTCCCCGTTCTTCACTCCTCCCCGCTAGTGACGAGGGAGGTTGTTGGGAACTTTAGTCTCCTGTATCGTGTGGAGGGTTCGGATAGCTCTCTGAACCCTGGTCTGCTGGCAGCTCACCTGGATGTAGTTCCCGTTACAGAGGAACCTGGCTGGGAAGCTGAGCCGTTTTCTGGGCAGCAGAAGGACGGGTTTGTGTACGGCAGGGGGACCATAGACGACAAACATAACGTCATGGGACAGTTGGAGGCGCTGGAGTTTCACCTGAAGAGGGGGCATCGACCGAGAAGGACTTTGTACCTCGCCTTTGGGCATGATGAGGAGGTCAGTGGTCACTACGGAGCGCAGAAAATCGGAGAACTGCTGGAGGATCGCGGAGTAAACGTGGAGTTTGTTCTAGACGAGGGCCTTACCGTAACCAAAGGCTTGGTCCCGGGGGTGGCCAAGAAAGTGGCCATGGTTGGCGTTGCAGAGAAAGGGTACTTAACGGTGAAGCTCAGTGTGCGAATGAAAGGAGGACACGGGTCTATGCCTGAGAAAGAGTCGGCTATAGGCGTTCTGTCTCAGGCTGTTGCCAGCTTAGAAAGGAACCCACAGCCGAACCTCTGGGGTTCCGGTCCTGAGCGGGACTTCGCCGAGCACCTTGCTACCGAAATGAGCCTTCCCCATCGCGTGGTCACGTCCAACCTGTGGCTCTTTACTCCTGTCATGCGATGGGTTATGACCCAGAAGGCCGGCACTAACGCTTTAAGCCGAACCACTACAGCCGTCACACGTTTTAACGCCGGGATCAAGGACAACGTCATCGCTCCCGAAGCAGTCGCCATCGTGAACCACCGAGTTCATCCTAAACACACGATCCAGGAAGTTCTAGATCACGACGTCAAGGTCATCAACGATCCCAGGGTCAAGGTGGAAGTCGTGGAGTCTCTAGTTCCTGCGCCCGTCTCTCCGAGCGGCCCGGAGTCTCCAGCGTACTTGGCGATACAGGAAAGTATCCAGCAGATCTACCCGGACTCACTTGTGGCGCCCTCTGTGATGATTGGTAATACAG ATACTCGCCACTACTGGAACCTCACGAGCGCCATCTACCGGTTTTCTCCGAACGTCATGGGTCCCGAagatctcgcgagatttcacGGCGTGAACGAGAGGATCTCCATCGAGGACTACGAGAGGACGATGAACTTTTATTTCCACCTGATGCTGAACGTTGACAGACCTTTAGTAGTGAGGAAGCACGAGCATGATGGGGACTTGTAA